One window of Quercus robur chromosome 5, dhQueRobu3.1, whole genome shotgun sequence genomic DNA carries:
- the LOC126728123 gene encoding uncharacterized protein LOC126728123: MEAECAAHVRKCHQGQLHGDLKHMLPMPLHTMASPWPFSTWGIDIIGKIHPTASNGLEFILVAIDYFTKWVEVALYKVLNSKKVAQFIQTNIICRYGVHMKLSLTMGYISREKQRSCYNSSTFSTTNPHHIVLRLMEQLRLQTRI; encoded by the coding sequence ATGGAAGCCGAATGCGCAGCTCATGTTCGGAAGTGTCATCAAGGCCAACTCCATGGAGATTTGAAGCACATGCTACCCATGCCATTACATACCATGGCTTCACCTTGGCCATTTTCTACATGGGGAATAGATATCATTGGGAAGATCCACCCAACTGCATCCAATGGCCTTGAATTCATACTTGTTGCTATAGActatttcactaagtgggtggaaGTTGCCTTATACAAGGTTTTGAATTCAAAGAAAGTTGCTCAGTTCATTCAAACCAATATCATTTGCAGATATGGGGTACACATGAAATTATCTTTGACAATGGGCTACATTTCAAGGGAGAAGCAGAGAAGCTGTTACAATAGTTCAACATTCAGTACCACAAATCCTCACCATATCGTCCTCAGACTAATGGAGCAGTTGAGGTTGCAAACAAGAATATAG
- the LOC126728122 gene encoding uncharacterized protein LOC126728122: MTCEPIFRLLKNEVPTVWNEQCQEAFEKIKNYLMKPPILVPPVPEKPLLLYLTTTYTTMGALLAQYLEESRKENGTTIANHLAHYSPKEAEEIQGDFPDKDIMEIEVESWKMYFDGTNQNGSGIGVLLISPKGTHIPLFGRLNFPATNNANEYKACIMGLRVALGLGVKELKVYGDLALIISQIQNRWKIKEERLMPYHECLQKWALKFSKIQYQYVPRMQNQIANALATMASMMDGPKEDETRPIVVEQKEEPAYYMTIEEDEEKNGKGEWYSDILQYLKDGTYPPSEDKNDQLTIRRLSTNYIIWWVRLYRRSYDGIHLLCVTTKEAQQIIVEVHESSYEPHMNAHMLT; encoded by the exons ATGACATGTGAACCAATTTTCCGACTGCTCAAGAATGAAGTTCCCACGGTATGGAATGAACAATGCCAAGAAGCTtttgagaagattaagaatTATCTGATGAAGCCACCAATACTGGTTCCACCGGTACCTGAAAAGCCATTATTGTTGTATCTCACAACTACGTATACAACAATGGGGGCTTTGCTTGCTCAATACCTAGAAGAGTCTAGGAAGGAGAAT GGGACAACGATTGCTAATCACTTAGCCCACTATTCACCTAAAGAAGCTGAAGAAATCCAAGGAGACTTTCCAGATAAGGATATTATGGAGATTGAGGTAGAATCATGGAAGATGTATTTTGACGGAACTAATCAAAATGGAAGTGGCATTGGAGTTCTCCTAATTTCTCCAAAAGGGACACACATCCCACTCTTTGGTAGGCTCAACTTCCCTGCCACTAATAATGCCAATGAATATAAAGCTTGTATTATGGGGTTACGAGTAGCCCTGGGTCTTGGAGTAAAAGAGTTGAAAGTATATGGTGATTTAGCTTTGATAATTTCTCAGATTCAAAATAGATGGAAGATCAAGGAAGAAAGGTTAATGCCTTATCATGAATGTCTTCAGAAGTGGGCCTTGAAGTTTAGCAAGATCCAGTACCAATATGTGCCAAGGATGCAAAATCAGATTGCAAATGCTTTAGCAACAATGGCATCCATGATGGATGGACCCAAGGAAGATGAAACAAGACCAATAGTGGTGGAACAAAAAGAGGAACCAGCTTATTACATGACAATAGAGGAGGATGAGGAAAAGAATGGGAAAGGTGAATGGTATTCTGACATCCTACAGTACCTCAAGGATGGGACATACCCACCGTCTGAAGATAAAAATGACCAATTGACCATCAGAAGGCTATccactaattatattatttggtgGGTGAGGCTTTACAGAAGATCATACGATGGAATTCATCTCCTTTGTGTGACCACGAAGGAAGCACAACAAATAATTGTAGAAGTTCATGAGTCAAGCTACGAGCCACATATGAATGCACACATGTTGACATAA